DNA sequence from the Deltaproteobacteria bacterium HGW-Deltaproteobacteria-2 genome:
CTTTAATCCGCTTCTTTCTGGGATTGTTTGCTATGATCGGCGCGCTTGTTTTCCTGGGCTGTCCGTGGCGTGCGCTGCTTCGTTTGGCCGGTGGTGATGGAAATGCCATTCTGGGACTATTGGGATTAACAACAGGAATTTTTGTCGGCATTTTATTTTTGAAAAAAGGTTTCAACCTTGGACGTTCCTATTCACAGGCAACTGGCAGCGGCTGGCTTATGCCCGCTTTGATGCTGGGGCTTCTGTTTTTACTGACATTTCAGGTATCTTTCGCTCCGGGTGGACCGATATTTTTCAGCGCCAAAGGTCCCGGCTCCATGCACGCGCCACTTCTCATCAGTATTGCGGCAGGCCTTATCATTGGCGCGCTGGCTCAGCGCAGCCGGTTCTGCACCATGGGAGCTATTCGGGATGTCATGCTGACCAGAGACTTTCATTTACTCGGCGGTGTGATTGCTCTGGTGGTTTTCGCTTTTGCCACAAATATTATCCTTGGACAATTCAAGCCCGGCTTTGAAGGCCAGCCCATCGCCCATTCAAATCATTTGTGGAATTTTTTGGGAATGTCTCTGGCTGGTCTTGCTTTCGCTTTAGCCGGCGGCTGCCCCGGTAGGCAGCTTTTTCTTTCCGGTGAAGGCGATGCCGACGCGGGAGTATTTGTGCTGGGAATGATTACCGGCGCCGCTGTTTCACATAATTTTGCCATAGCCAGTTCCCCCAAAGGTGTTGCCGCTTTCGGGCCAATTGCTGTCATCTTTGGAATTGTCTTTTGTCTGATTGTCGGTTTCACTATGATAGAAAAGTCAAAGTAACATGACGCACTAATACAATTAAATATTTAAGGATGGAAATTATGACAGAAATAGACGCAAGAGGATTAAGTTGTCCGATCCCTGTTGCCAAAACAAAACAGGCTATGGAAAAGAATCCCAAAGAAGAAATCGTTGTTTTGGTAGATAGCAATGTCGCCAAAGAAAATGTCACCAGACTTGCGGGATCAAAAAAATATTCTGTGAATGTCCAGACGGTTAATAACGACGAATGTAAACTGATTTTGAAACCTGCCGACTGACAAATTTAAAGACATTTATAATAAGAAAGCCCCTGAACATTTTCTACAACGCTCAGGGGCAAATAAATTTATTATTCTAATTGACTACAATAATGTCATTTCGAATTCCGATTTATCGGGATGAGAAATCTTAATTAACTTAATATACAATAAAGATATCTCCCGTTGGTCGATATGACAATTTTATATATCCACGACACTAAAATTTGACCTTGACTGCTTCTTTTGCTTCTTTGGGAGCGTCAAAGAATGCGCCATCTTTAAAACCGTACATTCCGGCAAGCAAATTTGCAGGGAATGATTTAATTGCCTGATTATATACCTTGACCGCCTCGTTGTATCTCATTCTTTCAACGGCGATTCTGTTTTCCGTTCCCGCCAGTTCATCCTGCAGATGCATAAAATTCTGATTTGATTTCAGATCGGGATATTTTTCCACAACTAATAACATTCTGCTCAAAGCACCGGAGAGTTCGTTATTAGCAGCGATTTTATCAGAAATAGGTGCATTAGCGGTACCGCCGACTTTGGAACGGGCGTTGGTTACTTCTATCATAACATCTTTTTCCTGCT
Encoded proteins:
- a CDS encoding LemA family protein, whose translation is MDSKKKTLIIVVAVIVFLAIAAYSFFAGNYNKFVRLDQAVKSSWAQVENQLQRRFDLIPNLVETVKGYAKQEKDVMIEVTNARSKVGGTANAPISDKIAANNELSGALSRMLLVVEKYPDLKSNQNFMHLQDELAGTENRIAVERMRYNEAVKVYNQAIKSFPANLLAGMYGFKDGAFFDAPKEAKEAVKVKF
- a CDS encoding SirA family protein, whose protein sequence is MTEIDARGLSCPIPVAKTKQAMEKNPKEEIVVLVDSNVAKENVTRLAGSKKYSVNVQTVNNDECKLILKPAD
- a CDS encoding YedE-related selenium metabolism membrane protein — protein: MKSIFFSRAGIIIVGAIIGIGAALLQYFGNPPNMGICVACFERDIAGALGLHRADVVQYLRPEIIGFVLGAFLMAAFAGEFRPRGGSSPLIRFFLGLFAMIGALVFLGCPWRALLRLAGGDGNAILGLLGLTTGIFVGILFLKKGFNLGRSYSQATGSGWLMPALMLGLLFLLTFQVSFAPGGPIFFSAKGPGSMHAPLLISIAAGLIIGALAQRSRFCTMGAIRDVMLTRDFHLLGGVIALVVFAFATNIILGQFKPGFEGQPIAHSNHLWNFLGMSLAGLAFALAGGCPGRQLFLSGEGDADAGVFVLGMITGAAVSHNFAIASSPKGVAAFGPIAVIFGIVFCLIVGFTMIEKSK